In one Asterias amurensis chromosome 9, ASM3211899v1 genomic region, the following are encoded:
- the LOC139942253 gene encoding alpha-1B adrenergic receptor-like — translation MTTDLTTTNMATTIMSETQTFFTSLENATDDSYFVMATDQEFINSTDDTFVENFTTASDGILVTTPMGDGRTFRFEDYTQRAIIGSLVCFVAMSGFVGNVLVILAVVLSNKLQTRTNAFVVNLATADLVTCLTAPFTAVALFSMKGWPMPEEVCSVAAAVGFASLGCSIMNLAAISINRFVLITKSIDTYHSIYTPKKIAAMLVFTWLYPALVCSFPLFGIGKWGYSDKYKTCTQDTSAESSDTFSLLGSALIYPIPLIILFVCYFKIYRHVTGHMKKMMGKGIEMADTSNASSASNTQLQKKPAGSFSKRQVQITKNLFLVVCAFIACLAPFAIALMIPPSDPVIPWTGAFIIFNSAVNPVIYGVKHPHFKEVFRHMLRCRYHMIPEPSSCLRKMRSK, via the coding sequence ATGACAACTGATTTAACAACAACCAATATGGCGACGACAATAATGTCAGAGACGCAGACATTTTTTACCTCGCTTGAAAATGCTACAGATGACAGTTACTTCGTCATGGCAACTGATCAGGAGTTTATCAATTCAACAGATGATACTTTTGTTGAGAACTTCACAACCGCTAGCGATGGTATCCTCGTAACAACGCCAATGGGAGACGGTCGAACCTTCCGCTTTGAGGACTACACACAGCGAGCCATCATCGGCAGCCTCGTCTGCTTCGTGGCCATGTCTGGCTTCGTGGGGAACGTCTTGGTGATTCTGGCTGTTGTCTTATCCAATAAGCTCCAGACCCGCACCAATGCATTCGTCGTCAACCTCGCCACGGCCGACCTGGTGACTTGTCTGACGGCACCGTTTACCGCGGTGGCGCTGTTCAGCATGAAGGGCTGGCCGATGCCAGAGGAGGTCTGCTCTGTCGCAGCTGCCGTCGGATTTGCCAGTCTTGGCTGCAGTATCATGAACCTTGCGGCCATCTCAATTAACCGATTCGTGCTGATCACTAAATCCATTGACACTTACCACTCCATCTACACACCTAAGAAAATAGCAGCCATGTTGGTATTTACGTGGCTCTATCCAGCATTAGTCTGTTCCTTTCCATTATTTGGTATCGGTAAATGGGGTTACTCGGACAAGTACAAGACTTGTACTCAAGACACCTCGGCTGAATCTAGCGATACCTTCAGTCTGCTGGGATCTGCTCTAATCTACCCAATTCCACTCATCATCCTGTTCGTCTGTTACTTCAAGATCTACCGCCATGTCACAGGCCACATGAAGAAGATGATGGGGAAGGGGATTGAGATGGCTGACACTTCCAACGCTTCCAGCGCCAGCAACACTCAGCTACAGAAGAAACCTGCGGGAAGCTTCAGCAAGAGACAGGTACAGATCACCAAGAATCTCTTCCTTGTGGTGTGCGCCTTTATTGCATGTCTGGCCCCCTTCGCCATCGCTCTGATGATACCGCCCAGCGATCCGGTCATCCCGTGGACTGGGGCGTTCATCATCTTCAACAGCGCCGTCAACCCCGTCATCTACGGGGTCAAACACCCGCACTTCAAGGAGGTGTTCCGTCACATGCTCCGGTGTCGGTACCACATGATTCCGGAACCATCTAGCTGTCTCAGAAAGATGCGATCAAAATAG
- the LOC139941627 gene encoding histamine H2 receptor-like, translating to MTMAADLMTTNMATTLMTETHTFFISPENATSDSYFVMTTDDELINSTGDTFVENFTTASDDILVTTPMGDGRTFRFEDYTQRAIIGSLVCFVALSGFVGNVLVILAVVLSKKLQTRTNAFVVNLASADLVTCLTAPFAAVALFSMKGWPMPEVVCTVAAAIGFTSLGCSIMNLAAISINRFVLITRSIGTYHSIYTPKKIATTLVFTWLYPALVCSLPFFGIGKWGYSDKYKTCTQDTSVESSDLFSLLLSALIYPIPLIILFVCYFKIYRHVTGHMKKMMGKGIEMADTSNPSGASSTQLHKEPAGSFSKRQVQITKNLFLVVCAFIACLAPFFIALMIPPSDPVIPWTGAIIIFNSAVNPVIYGVKHPHFKEVFRQMLRCRYHMIPEPSSCLRKMRSK from the coding sequence ATGACCATGGCAGCTGATTTAATGACAACCAATATGGCGACGACATTAATGACAGAGACGCATACATTTTTCATCTCGCCCGAAAATGCTACCAGTGACAGCTATTTCGTTATGACAACTGATGACGAGTTAATCAATTCAACTGGCGATACTTTTGTTGAGAACTTCACGACCGCTAGCGATGATATCCTCGTAACAACGCCAATGGGAGACGGTCGAACCTTCCGCTTTGAGGACTACACGCAGCGAGCCATCATCGGCAGTCTCGTCTGCTTCGTGGCCTTGTCTGGCTTCGTAGGGAACGTCTTGGTGATTCTGGCCGTTGTCTTATCAAAGAAGCTTCAGACCCGCACCAATGCTTTTGTCGTCAACTTGGCCTCGGCGGACCTGGTGACTTGTCTAACTGCACCGTTTGCAGCGGTGGCGCTGTTCAGCATGAAGGGCTGGCCGATGCCAGAGGTGGTCTGCACTGTCGCAGCTGCTATTGGGTTTACAAGCCTTGGCTGCAGTATCATGAACCTCGCGGCCATCTCCATTAACCGATTCGTGCTCATCACTAGATCCATTGGAACTTACCACTCCATCTACACACCTAAGAAGATAGCAACCACGTTGGTATTTACGTGGCTCTATCCAGCATTAGTCTGTTCCCTTCCATTCTTCGGTATCGGTAAATGGGGTTACTCAGACAAGTACAAGACTTGTACTCAAGACACCTCGGTCGAATCGAGCGATCTATTTAGTCTGTTGCTATCTGCTCTGATCTACCCCATTCCACTCATCATCCTGTTCGTCTGTTACTTCAAGATCTACCGCCACGTCACAGGCCACATGAAGAAGATGATGGGGAAGGGCATTGAGATGGCTGACACTTCCAATCCTTCGGGTGCCAGCAGCACTCAACTACACAAGGAACCAGCGGGAAGCTTCAGCAAGAGACAGGTACAGATCACCAAGAATCTCTTCCTTGTGGTGTGCGCCTTTATTGCCTGTCTGGCTCCCTTCTTCATTGCTCTGATGATACCGCCCAGCGATCCGGTCATCCCATGGACTGGGGCGATCATCATCTTCAACAGCGCCGTCAACCCCGTCATCTACGGGGTGAAACACCCGCACTTCAAGGAGGTGTTCCGTCAGATGCTCCGGTGTCGGTACCACATGATTCCGGAACCATCGAGCTGTCTCAGAAAGATGAGATCAAAATAG